One genomic region from Halorussus rarus encodes:
- a CDS encoding DUF447 domain-containing protein translates to MRDEETSDGDEDCAVDLDWPVEFRGVTESVVSTLGPNDLWNVAALGLHPPDSEGVSSTAESADEPVVTARTWGNTRTRRNFHRQGGGYVQFVRDPVTFVDAALSIYEVEAPVLDAADAWVEVDAERVDSGESGGTQWEEWELYPREAGVDGETVPTVNRGFNAVVEATVAASRLSVDAYNQSELKDRLAYFEEVGRNCGDDRVREALDRLSDYVGDDS, encoded by the coding sequence GTGAGGGACGAGGAGACGAGTGATGGAGACGAAGATTGCGCCGTCGACCTCGACTGGCCGGTCGAGTTCCGGGGCGTCACGGAGTCGGTCGTCAGTACGCTCGGACCCAACGACCTCTGGAACGTCGCTGCGCTCGGCCTCCATCCGCCGGATTCGGAAGGCGTATCGTCCACAGCTGAATCGGCGGACGAACCGGTCGTGACTGCTCGAACGTGGGGGAACACCCGGACCCGCCGCAATTTTCATCGGCAGGGGGGCGGCTACGTCCAGTTCGTCCGCGACCCGGTGACGTTCGTCGACGCCGCGCTCTCGATTTACGAGGTCGAGGCGCCAGTACTGGACGCCGCGGACGCCTGGGTCGAGGTCGACGCCGAGCGAGTAGATTCCGGCGAGTCCGGCGGCACTCAGTGGGAGGAGTGGGAGTTGTATCCCCGCGAGGCCGGCGTCGATGGAGAGACAGTACCGACGGTCAACCGGGGATTCAACGCGGTCGTCGAGGCCACAGTCGCGGCGTCGCGGCTCAGCGTCGATGCATATAATCAGTCGGAACTGAAGGATCGATTGGCCTACTTCGAGGAGGTCGGCCGGAACTGCGGCGACGACCGGGTGCGAGAGGCGCTCGACCGACTATCGGACTACGTCGGGGACGATTCGTGA
- a CDS encoding triphosphoribosyl-dephospho-CoA synthase, whose amino-acid sequence MTPAENAQLALLLEVAGTPKPGNVDRERDFPDLRFEHFLAGAVGAGPGLRAAEDGAPVGEAFEEAVAGMSRQEGGNTQFGALLLLVPLVRAVAELEEGEDLSPESVSRVVEDTTVEDAANFFRAFDHADVSVDDPPEDAEDLDVRRGSDAVPAVEDREATLHDVLALGDDEDDVAAEWTGGFERTFWAADRLAELEGPASAKAARVYLELLAREPDTLVVKQHGPKTAESVRVRAQQALEGGPEVIEAFAESLVTDGINPGTSADLTAAALFVALTRGEVTV is encoded by the coding sequence ATGACCCCCGCCGAGAACGCCCAGCTCGCGCTCCTGCTGGAGGTGGCGGGCACGCCCAAGCCGGGCAACGTCGACCGCGAGCGCGACTTCCCCGACCTCCGGTTCGAGCACTTCCTCGCGGGTGCGGTCGGCGCGGGCCCCGGGCTGCGCGCCGCCGAGGACGGCGCCCCGGTCGGCGAGGCGTTCGAGGAGGCCGTCGCCGGGATGAGTCGCCAGGAGGGGGGCAACACCCAGTTCGGCGCGCTCCTCCTGCTGGTGCCCCTGGTCAGGGCTGTGGCGGAACTGGAGGAGGGCGAGGACCTCTCGCCGGAGTCCGTTTCCCGAGTTGTCGAAGACACCACGGTCGAGGACGCCGCGAACTTCTTCCGGGCGTTCGACCACGCCGACGTGTCCGTCGACGACCCGCCGGAGGACGCCGAGGACCTCGACGTCCGCCGGGGGAGCGACGCGGTGCCGGCGGTCGAGGACCGCGAGGCCACCCTCCACGACGTGCTGGCGCTCGGTGACGACGAGGACGACGTGGCCGCCGAGTGGACCGGCGGCTTCGAGCGCACGTTCTGGGCGGCCGACCGTCTGGCGGAGCTCGAGGGTCCGGCCTCGGCCAAGGCCGCGCGGGTCTACCTCGAACTCCTGGCGCGCGAGCCCGACACTCTCGTCGTGAAGCAGCACGGCCCGAAGACCGCCGAGAGCGTTCGGGTCCGGGCCCAACAGGCGCTCGAGGGCGGCCCCGAGGTAATCGAGGCGTTCGCCGAGTCGCTGGTGACCGACGGCATCAATCCGGGCACCAGCGCCGACCTCACGGCCGCCGCGCTGTTCGTGGCGCTGACCCGCGGGGAGGTGACGGTGTGA
- a CDS encoding tRNA-dihydrouridine synthase, which translates to MFEPRLALASLSGRSDAEWARSAEAFAGAAFLGGIALDGPTREAARAMVDREREEFLPDDPVAFVDRQLAALADADLRPGVNVRTTSLGPLREVAEVCADHGAMLELNAHCRQDEMCDAGAGEALLRDPDRLLEQVEAAAGGGEAGERGPAVSVKVRAELPGVDLSEIAEVVADAGGDAVHVDAMDSEEVIADVADVAESSDLFVIANNEVRDATSVREYLDYGADAVSVGRPSDDPAVLRRVRSAVDEWFAEHDRDDGEKSPEDGAEVRA; encoded by the coding sequence GTGTTCGAGCCACGCCTCGCGCTCGCCAGCCTCAGCGGGCGGTCCGACGCCGAGTGGGCCCGCAGCGCAGAAGCGTTCGCGGGCGCGGCGTTCCTCGGCGGCATCGCGCTCGACGGGCCGACCCGCGAGGCGGCCCGCGCGATGGTCGACCGCGAACGCGAGGAGTTCCTGCCCGACGACCCGGTGGCGTTCGTGGACCGCCAGCTCGCCGCGCTCGCCGACGCAGACCTCCGGCCGGGCGTCAACGTCCGGACGACCTCGCTCGGGCCGCTCCGCGAGGTCGCCGAGGTCTGTGCCGACCACGGCGCGATGCTGGAACTCAATGCCCACTGCCGCCAGGACGAGATGTGCGACGCAGGAGCGGGCGAGGCCCTGCTGCGGGACCCCGACCGCCTCCTCGAGCAGGTCGAAGCCGCCGCCGGAGGAGGCGAAGCAGGCGAGCGAGGCCCTGCGGTGAGCGTCAAGGTCCGTGCGGAACTCCCGGGGGTCGACCTCTCCGAGATCGCCGAGGTCGTCGCCGACGCTGGCGGCGACGCCGTCCACGTCGACGCGATGGACTCTGAGGAAGTGATCGCCGACGTGGCCGATGTCGCGGAGTCGTCGGACCTGTTCGTCATCGCGAACAACGAGGTGCGTGACGCGACCTCGGTCCGGGAGTATCTCGACTACGGCGCGGACGCGGTGAGCGTCGGCCGCCCGAGCGACGACCCCGCGGTGCTCCGGCGAGTCCGGAGCGCGGTCGACGAGTGGTTCGCCGAGCACGACCGGGACGACGGTGAGAAGTCGCCGGAGGACGGCGCGGAGGTGCGAGCATGA
- the cofD gene encoding 2-phospho-L-lactate transferase, whose translation MTTFLSGGTGTPKLLAGAESVFDPADATVVANTGDDVELGGLLVCPDVDTVLFEQGDVLDRETWWGIADDTTETHEELHALADAVGLESGPRYLPDAVQTAGRDIARWRRFSGVAEFMEIGDRDRAVHLTRTGLLDEGRSLTEVTRLLADAFDVPVDVVPMSDDPVASIVHTPREGDEYADEMHFQEFWVAHRGDPEVDHVEFRGAEDADPAPAALGAIEEGPVVAGPSNPVTSIGPMLAIDELREALDAATVVAVSPFVEDEVFSGPAADLMEGVGFDPSTAGVAEAYPFADAFVLDDEDGTELERPVVRTDTEMGDGADAERVARAVADALEVV comes from the coding sequence ATGACGACGTTCCTCTCCGGGGGCACCGGCACCCCCAAGCTGCTGGCCGGGGCCGAGTCGGTGTTCGACCCGGCCGACGCCACCGTCGTGGCCAACACCGGCGACGACGTCGAGCTGGGCGGCCTGCTGGTGTGTCCCGACGTCGACACCGTGCTGTTCGAGCAGGGCGACGTGCTCGACCGCGAGACGTGGTGGGGCATCGCCGACGACACGACCGAGACCCACGAGGAGCTCCACGCCCTCGCCGACGCGGTCGGCCTCGAATCCGGGCCGCGCTACCTGCCCGACGCGGTCCAGACCGCGGGCCGCGACATCGCCCGGTGGCGGCGGTTCTCCGGCGTCGCGGAGTTCATGGAGATCGGCGACCGCGACCGGGCGGTCCACCTGACCCGGACGGGCCTGCTCGACGAGGGCCGGTCGCTCACGGAGGTCACCCGGCTGCTCGCCGACGCCTTCGACGTGCCCGTGGACGTGGTACCGATGAGCGACGACCCGGTGGCCTCCATCGTCCACACGCCACGCGAGGGCGACGAGTACGCCGACGAGATGCACTTCCAGGAGTTCTGGGTGGCCCACCGCGGCGACCCCGAGGTCGACCACGTGGAGTTCCGCGGCGCCGAGGACGCCGACCCCGCGCCGGCCGCGCTGGGCGCCATCGAGGAGGGGCCGGTCGTCGCCGGCCCGTCGAACCCCGTCACCAGCATCGGGCCGATGCTCGCCATCGACGAGCTCCGGGAGGCCCTCGACGCCGCGACGGTCGTCGCGGTCTCGCCGTTCGTCGAGGACGAGGTGTTCTCCGGCCCTGCGGCCGACCTTATGGAAGGCGTGGGCTTCGACCCCTCGACCGCGGGCGTCGCGGAGGCCTACCCGTTCGCCGACGCCTTCGTGCTCGACGACGAGGACGGCACCGAGCTCGAGCGACCGGTCGTCCGGACCGACACCGAGATGGGCGACGGGGCCGACGCCGAGCGCGTGGCCCGGGCGGTCGCCGACGCGCTGGAGGTGGTCTGA
- a CDS encoding HD domain-containing protein, with translation MKTIKDSVHDHIEVEGVARVLLDTPAVQRLRRIKQLGPAHLVYPSANHTRFEHSLGVYNLACEGLEHLGIRGRQAERVRAAAILHDVGHTPYSHAIEGVVHRHTGKYHDDVHELLATSEVGDVLRDHGHDPDTVADLIAGDGKLGQLVSGELDVDRMDYLVRDAHHTGVPYGTIDHARLVRELTLIDGELVLAEGNVPTAESLLLARALMNPTVYNHHVTRIARGLLQQASERLLEASDVTPERLRRMDDYDFLVALRDTPETAEYARRLSDRDLFKRAVWAEMRDVPEGVIDADYETLREYEADIAADAGVDPGEVIIEVLDRPSMTESESRVIVNGEIRRLDQQSALVAALQHVQREQWRLGVYAPAAETDAVGHAAERVLGLETDGALVNEVRTAGERTTLDEFK, from the coding sequence ATGAAGACCATCAAGGACAGCGTCCACGACCACATCGAGGTCGAGGGCGTCGCCCGCGTCCTGCTCGACACCCCCGCGGTCCAGCGGCTCCGGCGCATCAAGCAGCTGGGCCCCGCCCACCTCGTCTACCCCTCCGCGAACCACACCCGGTTCGAGCACAGCCTCGGGGTCTACAACCTCGCCTGCGAAGGGCTCGAACACCTCGGCATCCGGGGCAGGCAGGCCGAGCGCGTTCGGGCCGCCGCCATCCTCCACGACGTCGGCCACACCCCGTACAGCCACGCCATCGAGGGGGTCGTCCACCGCCACACCGGGAAGTACCACGACGACGTCCACGAGCTGCTGGCGACCAGCGAGGTTGGGGACGTGCTCCGGGACCACGGCCACGACCCCGACACGGTCGCGGACCTCATCGCCGGCGACGGGAAGCTGGGCCAGCTGGTCTCGGGCGAGCTCGACGTCGACCGGATGGACTACCTGGTCCGGGACGCCCACCACACCGGCGTCCCCTACGGCACCATCGACCACGCCCGGCTGGTCCGGGAGCTCACGCTCATCGACGGCGAACTCGTCCTGGCGGAGGGCAACGTGCCGACCGCCGAGAGCCTGCTGCTGGCCCGGGCGCTGATGAACCCCACAGTCTACAACCACCACGTCACCCGCATCGCCCGCGGGCTGCTCCAGCAGGCCAGCGAGCGACTGCTCGAAGCGTCGGACGTGACCCCCGAGCGGCTCCGCCGGATGGACGACTACGACTTCCTGGTGGCGCTCCGCGACACCCCCGAGACCGCCGAGTACGCCCGCCGACTCAGCGACCGCGACCTCTTCAAGCGGGCGGTCTGGGCCGAGATGCGCGACGTCCCCGAGGGGGTCATCGACGCCGACTACGAGACGCTCCGTGAGTACGAGGCCGACATCGCGGCCGACGCCGGCGTCGACCCGGGCGAGGTCATCATCGAGGTGCTCGACCGGCCGAGCATGACCGAGTCCGAGAGCCGGGTCATCGTCAACGGCGAGATCCGGCGGCTCGACCAGCAGTCGGCGCTGGTCGCGGCGCTCCAGCACGTCCAGCGCGAGCAGTGGCGCCTGGGCGTCTACGCGCCAGCCGCGGAGACCGACGCGGTCGGCCACGCCGCCGAGCGCGTGCTGGGACTGGAGACCGACGGCGCGCTGGTCAACGAGGTCCGGACCGCCGGCGAGCGGACGACGCTCGACGAGTTCAAGTAA
- a CDS encoding HpcH/HpaI aldolase family protein: MTPNDTLRTLDAGDPALGAWLTSMSPRVAEVIAATDVDWVGVDAEHSPISTQRVESVLRAVEGSATPIVRLQSVEAAVAGGAKRVLDAGAQGVMVPGVETPDEAESVVRASKFPPEGTRGVAGTTRANDYGASFDEYVAETNDETLIVVQLETPDAVARADEILAVDGVDVGFVGENDLSAALGTPGEKDRREVREAVETVREAAAGNDVAPGIAARSPENLGERTDRGFRFFLLGADLKFVRSGVEDFLTE, encoded by the coding sequence ATGACACCGAACGACACGCTTCGGACGCTCGACGCCGGCGACCCGGCGCTCGGCGCGTGGCTGACGTCGATGAGTCCCCGCGTCGCGGAGGTCATAGCAGCGACCGACGTCGACTGGGTCGGCGTCGACGCCGAACACTCCCCGATTTCGACCCAGCGCGTCGAGTCGGTCCTCCGCGCCGTCGAGGGGTCCGCGACACCCATCGTCCGGCTCCAGTCCGTCGAGGCCGCAGTCGCGGGCGGCGCCAAGCGCGTGCTCGACGCGGGCGCGCAGGGCGTGATGGTTCCGGGCGTCGAGACCCCGGACGAGGCCGAATCGGTCGTCCGCGCGTCGAAGTTCCCGCCCGAGGGGACCCGCGGCGTGGCCGGCACGACCCGCGCGAACGACTACGGCGCGTCGTTCGACGAGTACGTCGCCGAGACCAACGACGAGACGCTGATCGTGGTGCAGCTCGAGACTCCCGACGCCGTCGCGCGGGCCGACGAGATACTCGCGGTCGACGGCGTCGACGTGGGGTTCGTCGGCGAGAACGACCTCTCGGCGGCGCTCGGGACGCCCGGAGAGAAGGACCGCCGCGAGGTCCGCGAGGCGGTCGAGACGGTCCGCGAGGCGGCCGCGGGCAACGACGTCGCGCCCGGCATCGCGGCGCGCTCGCCCGAGAACCTCGGCGAACGCACCGACCGCGGATTCCGGTTCTTCCTGCTCGGCGCGGACCTGAAGTTCGTCCGGTCGGGCGTCGAGGACTTCCTGACGGAGTGA
- a CDS encoding amidohydrolase family protein, producing MILEGTVLRGPEFDPVEGRVVVEDTEASKTPRADGEAVDGEIVAVEEESVDSSKIILPAFVNAHTHIGDSIAKEAGGGLSLDELVAPPDGLKHRLLRAASREEKVDAMRRSVRFMRSTGTASFLEFREGGVEGVYALREAVEGLDVDPVILGRETVEAMEAADGFGASGARDGDFSRERNATAREGKLFGIHAGERDADDINPALDLDPDFLVHMVHPEPLHLDRLADSGIPVAVCPRSNLVTGVGVPPIAELADRTTVALGTDNVMLNSPSMFREMEFANKLADVSARQVLAMATKNGAEIAGLDCGVIEEGRPGKLLALDGDSDNLSGAQDPVRAVVRRAGASDVADVIL from the coding sequence ATGATACTCGAAGGGACCGTCCTCCGGGGTCCCGAGTTCGACCCGGTGGAGGGGCGCGTGGTGGTCGAGGACACCGAGGCGTCGAAGACGCCTCGAGCAGACGGCGAGGCCGTCGACGGCGAAATAGTCGCGGTCGAGGAGGAATCGGTCGACTCCTCGAAGATCATCCTGCCGGCGTTCGTCAACGCCCACACCCACATCGGCGACTCCATCGCCAAGGAGGCCGGCGGGGGCCTGAGTCTCGACGAGCTCGTCGCGCCCCCTGACGGGCTCAAACACCGGCTGCTCCGGGCGGCCTCCCGCGAGGAGAAGGTCGACGCGATGCGCCGGTCGGTCCGGTTCATGCGCTCGACCGGCACCGCGTCGTTCCTGGAGTTCCGCGAGGGCGGCGTCGAGGGCGTCTACGCCCTCCGGGAGGCGGTCGAGGGCCTGGACGTCGACCCCGTCATCCTGGGCCGCGAGACCGTCGAGGCGATGGAGGCCGCCGACGGGTTCGGCGCCAGCGGCGCCCGCGACGGCGACTTCTCCCGTGAGCGCAACGCCACCGCTCGAGAGGGCAAGCTGTTCGGCATCCACGCCGGCGAGCGCGACGCCGACGACATCAACCCCGCGCTCGACCTCGACCCCGACTTCCTGGTCCACATGGTCCACCCCGAGCCCCTCCACCTCGACCGGCTGGCGGACAGCGGGATTCCGGTCGCGGTCTGCCCCCGGTCGAACCTCGTGACGGGCGTGGGCGTCCCGCCCATCGCCGAGCTCGCCGACCGGACGACGGTGGCGCTGGGCACCGACAACGTGATGCTCAACAGCCCGTCGATGTTCCGCGAGATGGAGTTCGCCAACAAGCTCGCCGACGTGAGCGCCCGCCAGGTGCTGGCGATGGCGACGAAGAACGGCGCCGAGATCGCGGGGTTGGACTGCGGCGTCATCGAGGAGGGCCGGCCCGGCAAGCTCCTCGCGCTCGACGGCGATTCGGACAATCTCTCCGGGGCGCAGGACCCGGTTCGGGCGGTCGTGCGCCGGGCGGGCGCGAGCGACGTGGCCGACGTGATTCTGTAG
- a CDS encoding DUF7351 domain-containing protein: MASDDRPGTDDPADEAFGLVGNDLRASIVRALGDDAGRESPWEPVSFSELRSRVDADVDSAKFNYHLQELVGRFVAKSDEGYRLRPAGMKLYRAVRAGSFTRDAALDPFPVGLDCYNCGGAVEASYDDGIFEVACPDCGRVYDHTLVPPSAVEGAGERELLARVDQFNRHRTLARSRGVCPVCAHALDATFLRPGETPMLDAEELDAIVHRPCDHCGARSYMSVGLALLYDPDLVAFCRERGLDVTETPRWELEFAMTDRYVTVRSTDPWEVALEVELDGDSLELVVDGDLHVVERNRA, from the coding sequence ATGGCGAGCGACGACCGACCCGGGACCGACGACCCGGCCGACGAGGCGTTCGGCCTCGTGGGCAACGACCTCAGGGCGAGCATCGTCCGCGCGCTCGGCGACGACGCGGGCCGCGAGAGCCCGTGGGAGCCGGTGTCGTTCTCCGAGCTCCGTTCGCGGGTCGACGCCGACGTCGACAGCGCGAAGTTCAACTACCACCTCCAGGAGCTCGTGGGGCGGTTCGTGGCAAAGAGTGACGAGGGGTACCGGCTGCGCCCCGCGGGGATGAAGCTCTACCGGGCGGTCCGCGCCGGGTCGTTCACCCGCGATGCGGCGCTCGACCCGTTCCCGGTCGGACTGGACTGCTACAACTGCGGCGGGGCGGTCGAGGCGAGCTACGACGACGGCATCTTCGAGGTCGCCTGCCCGGACTGCGGACGGGTGTACGACCACACGCTGGTGCCGCCGAGCGCGGTCGAGGGTGCTGGCGAGCGCGAGCTGCTGGCCCGCGTCGACCAGTTCAACCGTCACCGGACGCTCGCCCGGTCACGGGGCGTCTGTCCGGTCTGCGCCCACGCGCTCGACGCGACGTTCCTTCGGCCGGGCGAGACGCCGATGCTGGACGCCGAGGAGCTCGACGCGATCGTCCACCGGCCCTGCGACCACTGCGGCGCCCGCTCGTACATGTCGGTCGGGCTGGCGCTGCTGTACGACCCCGACCTGGTCGCGTTCTGCCGGGAGCGGGGCCTCGACGTGACCGAGACGCCCCGGTGGGAACTGGAGTTCGCGATGACCGACCGGTACGTCACGGTCCGGTCGACCGACCCGTGGGAGGTCGCACTCGAGGTCGAACTGGACGGTGACAGCCTCGAACTGGTAGTCGACGGCGACCTGCACGTGGTCGAGCGAAACCGGGCGTAG
- a CDS encoding universal stress protein: protein MYDRILVPTDGSSETERAVEHAAELAAAHGAELHAVYVVNSATFAGLHVETSWEGVDDVLREEGRSALERVEAIGADYGLDVESSLLDGSPSRRIVEYAEGEDCDLVVMGTHGRGGIDRLLLGSVAEGVVRACSVPVLTVQVGGESRSGSGGSGATGESESEAASDSETEAATAE, encoded by the coding sequence ATGTACGACCGGATACTCGTGCCGACCGACGGCTCGTCCGAGACCGAGCGCGCGGTCGAACACGCCGCGGAACTCGCTGCCGCACACGGAGCGGAGCTACACGCGGTCTACGTCGTCAACTCGGCGACGTTCGCGGGGCTCCACGTCGAAACCTCCTGGGAGGGCGTCGACGACGTCCTCCGCGAGGAGGGCCGCAGCGCCCTCGAGCGGGTCGAGGCAATCGGCGCGGACTACGGGCTCGACGTCGAGTCGAGCCTGCTCGACGGCTCGCCGAGCAGGCGCATCGTCGAGTACGCCGAGGGCGAGGACTGCGACCTCGTGGTGATGGGCACCCACGGCCGTGGCGGCATCGACCGCCTGCTGCTCGGCAGCGTCGCCGAGGGGGTCGTCCGGGCCTGCTCGGTCCCGGTGCTGACGGTGCAGGTCGGCGGCGAGAGCCGGAGCGGGTCCGGCGGGTCCGGGGCGACCGGCGAGTCGGAGTCCGAGGCCGCGAGCGACTCCGAGACCGAGGCAGCGACCGCAGAATAG
- a CDS encoding biotin--[acetyl-CoA-carboxylase] ligase — translation MNDTRRAVLEALADGPVTGPALADRLGVSRNAVWKHVEALRDAGFEVASGDDGYALAGTPEYGGPAVEYGLDAPFEVEYHDAVGSTNDRARELAAEGAADVAVLADEQTGGRGRLDREWSAPPGGVYLSAVLRPDLPPAHAPALTLAAAVATTDAAREAGVPAEIKWPNDVLVSEANESTSEPRSDDVLVPVDSDGDVTPGDEATDRGGRKLAGILTEMEGEADRVSWVVVGIGVNANIPADDLPAGATSIEGEVGGIDRRAFVQRLLERFDELRADPEAAVEAWRERAATLGERVRVETPNREIVGEAVDVAFPGALVVETDDGERARIHAGDCEHLRPA, via the coding sequence ATGAACGACACCCGCCGGGCCGTGCTCGAGGCGCTCGCCGACGGACCGGTCACCGGGCCGGCGCTGGCCGACCGCCTCGGCGTCTCGCGCAACGCGGTCTGGAAACACGTCGAGGCGCTTCGGGACGCCGGCTTCGAGGTCGCCAGCGGCGACGACGGCTACGCGCTCGCCGGGACGCCGGAGTACGGCGGGCCGGCTGTCGAGTACGGCCTCGACGCCCCCTTCGAGGTCGAGTACCACGACGCCGTCGGGAGCACGAACGACCGGGCCCGGGAGCTGGCCGCCGAGGGCGCCGCCGACGTCGCGGTGCTGGCCGACGAGCAGACCGGCGGCCGGGGCCGACTCGACCGCGAGTGGTCGGCCCCGCCGGGCGGCGTCTATCTGAGCGCGGTGCTCCGCCCGGACCTGCCGCCCGCCCACGCCCCTGCACTCACCCTGGCGGCCGCGGTGGCGACGACAGACGCCGCCCGGGAGGCGGGCGTACCGGCCGAGATCAAGTGGCCGAACGACGTTCTCGTGAGCGAAGCGAACGAGAGCACGTCAGAGCCTCGCTCTGACGATGTGCTGGTGCCGGTCGATTCCGACGGTGATGTGACCCCTGGCGACGAGGCGACCGACCGGGGCGGCCGGAAGCTGGCCGGCATCCTGACCGAGATGGAGGGCGAGGCCGACCGCGTCTCGTGGGTCGTGGTCGGTATCGGCGTGAACGCCAACATCCCGGCCGACGACCTGCCGGCGGGCGCGACGAGCATCGAGGGGGAAGTCGGCGGGATCGACCGCCGGGCGTTCGTCCAGCGCCTGCTCGAACGGTTCGACGAGCTCCGGGCCGACCCCGAGGCGGCGGTCGAGGCGTGGCGCGAGCGCGCGGCGACGCTCGGAGAACGCGTCCGGGTGGAGACGCCGAACCGAGAAATCGTCGGGGAGGCCGTCGACGTCGCGTTCCCCGGCGCGCTCGTGGTCGAGACCGACGACGGCGAGCGCGCCCGGATTCACGCGGGCGACTGCGAGCACCTGCGGCCGGCGTGA